A DNA window from Acidimicrobiia bacterium contains the following coding sequences:
- a CDS encoding ribbon-helix-helix domain-containing protein, whose product MLNHRLQVLIDDERYERLKRESEATGVPVGEIVRRAIDRELPVTANERSAAIQRLLAAEPIPVPDDPADLKAEILAARSKL is encoded by the coding sequence ATGTTGAACCATCGGCTGCAGGTTCTGATCGACGACGAGCGGTACGAGCGCCTGAAGCGCGAGTCCGAGGCAACCGGCGTGCCTGTCGGCGAGATCGTCCGCCGCGCGATCGACCGAGAGCTGCCGGTCACCGCCAACGAGCGGAGCGCGGCGATTCAGCGTCTGCTGGCGGCGGAGCCGATTCCGGTTCCCGACGATCCTGCCGACCTCAAAGCGGAGATCCTCGCCGCCAGGAGCAAGCTGTAG
- a CDS encoding type II toxin-antitoxin system VapC family toxin: MLLLDTNVLAYAVGRDHPLRQPAQALLRAADDGRVAITTTPDVIQEFTHVYSLTRPRDETAERALDFARACSPLITSRESDVLGAIELFRRHVRIDAFDCLLAATALRENVDGLVSADRAFAAIADLRWIDLADLDVEELTGR; this comes from the coding sequence ATGCTCCTCCTCGACACGAACGTCTTGGCGTACGCGGTCGGGCGCGACCACCCCCTTCGTCAGCCCGCGCAAGCCCTCCTCCGCGCGGCAGATGACGGGCGAGTCGCGATCACGACGACGCCCGACGTCATCCAGGAGTTCACGCACGTCTACTCGCTGACCAGACCTCGGGACGAGACGGCTGAGCGAGCGCTCGATTTCGCGCGTGCGTGCAGTCCGCTGATCACCTCCCGTGAGAGCGACGTGTTGGGCGCGATCGAGCTCTTCAGGCGACACGTGCGAATCGATGCGTTCGATTGCCTCCTGGCTGCGACCGCACTGCGTGAGAATGTCGACGGCCTCGTCTCTGCTGATAGGGCATTCGCGGCGATAGCGGACCTTCGGTGGATCGATCTCGCCGATCTCGATGTCGAGGAGCTGACCGGGCGGTAA
- the infA gene encoding translation initiation factor IF-1 — protein MAKPKDDTILVEGTVVEPLPNAMFRVELENGHKVLAHISGKMRMHYIRILPGDRVQVELTPYDLSRGRITYRYK, from the coding sequence ATCGCCAAGCCCAAAGACGACACGATCCTGGTCGAGGGAACGGTGGTCGAGCCGTTGCCCAACGCCATGTTCCGTGTGGAACTCGAGAACGGGCACAAGGTGCTCGCTCACATCTCGGGCAAGATGCGGATGCACTACATCCGGATCCTGCCCGGCGATCGGGTTCAGGTGGAGCTCACCCCCTACGACCTCAGCCGCGGTCGTATCACCTACCGCTACAAGTAG
- the rpmJ gene encoding 50S ribosomal protein L36 has product MKVRPSVKKMCEKCKVIRRHGVVRVICVNPRHKQRQG; this is encoded by the coding sequence ATGAAGGTCCGGCCGTCGGTCAAGAAGATGTGCGAGAAGTGCAAGGTGATCCGCCGCCACGGTGTCGTGCGGGTCATCTGCGTCAACCCGCGCCACAAGCAGCGTCAGGGATAG
- the rpsM gene encoding 30S ribosomal protein S13, whose protein sequence is MARIAGVDIPREKRLEISLTYIFGVGRTTSHQVCDGANISRNTRVRDLTDEEVAQLRTYVDSNLKVEGDLRREIAANIKRKVEIGSYAGIRHRRGLPVHGQRTRTNARTRKGPKKTVAGRKKARK, encoded by the coding sequence TTGGCTCGTATCGCAGGTGTCGACATTCCACGCGAGAAGCGGCTCGAGATCTCGCTCACGTACATCTTCGGTGTCGGGCGCACCACCTCGCATCAGGTCTGTGACGGCGCGAACATCTCGCGGAACACCCGTGTGCGTGACCTCACCGACGAAGAGGTGGCGCAACTCCGCACCTACGTCGACTCGAACCTCAAGGTCGAGGGCGACCTGCGGCGCGAGATCGCCGCCAACATCAAGCGCAAGGTCGAGATCGGCAGCTACGCGGGCATCCGCCATCGGCGCGGTCTCCCGGTGCACGGCCAGCGGACGCGCACCAATGCGCGCACCCGCAAGGGCCCGAAGAAGACAGTCGCCGGCAGGAAGAAAGCACGGAAGTAA
- the rpsK gene encoding 30S ribosomal protein S11, with amino-acid sequence MAKPAAGGRRPKRRERKNVAYGTAHIKSSFNNTIITFTDQQGNTIAWASAGNVGFKGSRKSTPFAAQLAAETAARRAMEHGMRRVDVVVKGPGSGRETAIRTIQNTGIEVVGIKDVTPIPHNGCRPPKRRRV; translated from the coding sequence ATGGCAAAGCCGGCAGCGGGTGGAAGACGCCCGAAGAGGCGCGAGCGCAAGAACGTCGCGTACGGAACGGCGCACATCAAGTCGTCGTTCAACAACACGATCATCACGTTCACCGACCAGCAGGGCAACACCATCGCCTGGGCGTCGGCGGGCAACGTGGGATTCAAGGGCTCTCGGAAGTCCACGCCGTTCGCCGCGCAGCTCGCGGCCGAGACCGCGGCGCGCCGCGCGATGGAGCACGGGATGCGCCGCGTCGACGTCGTGGTGAAGGGCCCAGGCTCCGGACGTGAGACTGCCATCCGCACCATCCAGAACACCGGCATCGAAGTGGTCGGCATCAAGGACGTCACGCCGATCCCGCACAACGGGTGCCGTCCTCCAAAACGGCGGAGGGTCTGA
- the rpsD gene encoding 30S ribosomal protein S4, producing MARYTGAVCKLCRRERMKLFLKGAKCDTMRCPVERKPYPPGQHGRGRIRESEYLLQLREKQKARRIYGVLEKQFRNMYAEAARERGITGETLLRMLELRLDNVVFRTGFAASRSQARQWVRHGHVNVNGKRVTIPSYEVRKGDVIEMAPKAQKMIVLRHNLDTIDRAVPLWLEAEPSNHKATVRDLPMRGQIDVPVREQLIVELYSK from the coding sequence ATGGCGCGGTACACGGGAGCCGTCTGCAAGCTCTGCCGCCGCGAGCGGATGAAGCTGTTCCTCAAGGGCGCGAAGTGCGACACGATGCGCTGCCCGGTGGAACGCAAGCCGTACCCGCCGGGTCAGCACGGCCGCGGCCGCATCCGCGAGAGCGAGTACCTTCTCCAGCTTCGTGAGAAGCAGAAGGCGCGCCGCATCTATGGCGTGTTGGAGAAGCAGTTCCGCAACATGTACGCCGAGGCGGCGCGCGAGCGCGGCATCACTGGTGAGACCCTGCTGCGGATGCTCGAGCTGCGGCTCGACAACGTGGTGTTCCGCACCGGGTTCGCCGCGAGCCGCAGCCAGGCCCGTCAGTGGGTCCGCCACGGGCATGTGAACGTGAACGGCAAGCGGGTCACGATCCCGTCCTACGAAGTCCGCAAGGGCGACGTGATCGAGATGGCGCCGAAGGCGCAGAAGATGATCGTGCTCCGGCACAACCTCGACACGATCGACCGTGCCGTACCGCTGTGGCTCGAGGCCGAGCCGTCGAACCACAAGGCCACCGTTCGCGACCTGCCGATGCGCGGGCAGATCGACGTGCCCGTGCGCGAACAGCTCATCGTCGAGCTCTACTCCAAGTAA
- a CDS encoding DNA-directed RNA polymerase subunit alpha translates to MLIIQRPQVEAGEPEGNLQQFTISPLEPGFGHTVGNSLRRTLLSSIPGAAVTQVRFDEALHEFYVIPGVKEDVTDLILNIKDLVLRCSSEEPVTLRLDARGPGDVTAGDIQTTADVEVLNPELHLATVNAKGRLAIDLTVEQGRGYLSAERNPKRTSTIGLIPVDAIFSPVRRVAFSVEPTRVEQATNYDKLTLEIETDGSISPRDALASAGDTLRNLVALVADLTDDPRGLELGEVAPSTVSPDLDLPIEELELSERPRNCLKRARVDTIGQLVQKTEDDLLAITNFGSKSLDEVMQKLDERGLSLRVKE, encoded by the coding sequence ATGCTCATCATCCAACGTCCGCAAGTCGAGGCCGGCGAGCCGGAGGGCAACCTCCAGCAGTTCACCATCAGCCCGCTCGAGCCGGGCTTCGGCCACACGGTCGGGAACAGCTTGCGCCGCACGCTCCTCTCGTCGATCCCGGGTGCCGCCGTCACACAGGTGCGCTTCGACGAGGCACTCCACGAGTTCTACGTCATCCCCGGTGTGAAGGAAGACGTCACCGACCTCATCCTGAACATCAAGGATCTGGTGCTGCGTTGCTCGTCGGAGGAGCCCGTCACGCTGCGCCTCGACGCGCGCGGCCCCGGTGACGTCACCGCGGGCGACATCCAGACCACCGCCGACGTCGAGGTGCTCAACCCCGAGCTCCATCTCGCAACCGTCAACGCCAAGGGCCGGCTCGCAATCGACCTCACCGTCGAGCAGGGTCGCGGCTACCTGTCGGCCGAGCGCAACCCCAAGCGCACGTCCACGATCGGGCTCATCCCCGTCGACGCGATCTTCTCCCCTGTGCGGCGGGTCGCGTTCTCGGTGGAACCCACGCGTGTCGAGCAGGCCACCAACTACGACAAGCTCACACTCGAGATCGAGACCGACGGTTCGATCTCGCCGCGCGACGCGCTCGCCTCGGCGGGCGACACGCTGCGCAACCTCGTGGCACTGGTTGCCGATCTCACCGACGATCCGCGCGGGCTCGAGCTCGGAGAGGTTGCACCGTCGACCGTTTCGCCCGACCTCGACCTTCCGATCGAGGAGCTCGAGCTGTCCGAGCGGCCGCGCAACTGCCTCAAGCGGGCGCGGGTCGACACCATCGGCCAACTCGTGCAGAAGACCGAGGACGATCTCCTCGCGATCACGAACTTCGGTTCGAAGTCGCTCGACGAGGTCATGCAGAAGCTCGACGAGCGCGGTCTTTCGCTGCGGGTCAAGGAGTAG
- the truA gene encoding tRNA pseudouridine(38-40) synthase TruA translates to MSQLSLGEPSTPPSESRTLKLVVAYDGTDFHGFAAQRDVRTVEGVLAEALGRTLRGPVELACAGRTDAGVHAWGQVVSCAVAADTDPLVVLRSVNSQLGPEVVLRSAELVDGAFDARNSAEWRAYRYTIVNRDTPDPFRARHAWWIHEALDLSRMRLAAGPFLGEHDFSSFCRKGPVGSTTVRRVLASDWHDEGDGVLVYEVRATAFCWQMVRSIVGTLVDVGIGKIRPGEILGILRARDRAVAGRLAPPNGLCLWEVGYRAG, encoded by the coding sequence GTGAGCCAGCTCTCACTCGGCGAGCCGTCAACTCCCCCGAGTGAGTCGCGAACGCTCAAGCTCGTCGTCGCCTACGACGGTACGGACTTCCATGGGTTCGCCGCGCAGCGCGACGTGCGCACGGTCGAGGGGGTGCTCGCCGAGGCGTTGGGACGCACGCTCCGCGGGCCGGTCGAACTCGCGTGTGCCGGGCGCACCGATGCGGGAGTGCACGCCTGGGGTCAGGTGGTGAGCTGCGCGGTCGCGGCCGACACCGATCCGCTCGTCGTGTTGCGCTCGGTGAACTCGCAGCTCGGGCCGGAGGTCGTCCTGCGCAGCGCCGAGCTCGTCGATGGCGCGTTCGATGCCCGGAACTCCGCGGAGTGGCGGGCGTACCGCTACACGATCGTGAACCGTGACACACCCGACCCGTTCCGCGCGCGACATGCGTGGTGGATCCACGAGGCACTCGATCTGTCGAGAATGCGGCTCGCGGCCGGTCCGTTCCTCGGCGAGCACGACTTCTCGAGTTTCTGCCGTAAGGGCCCGGTCGGATCGACGACGGTGCGCCGAGTGCTGGCGTCGGATTGGCACGACGAGGGCGACGGCGTGCTCGTCTACGAGGTCCGCGCCACCGCCTTCTGCTGGCAAATGGTGCGATCGATCGTCGGCACGCTCGTCGACGTCGGGATCGGCAAGATCCGGCCGGGCGAGATCTTGGGGATCCTGCGGGCGCGCGACCGTGCCGTCGCCGGTCGGCTCGCGCCGCCAAACGGGCTGTGCCTGTGGGAAGTGGGCTACCGCGCTGGGTAG
- a CDS encoding VIT1/CCC1 transporter family protein, producing MTTAAPDAKRLERIQDMYADELAGGTLFRGLAEYADEQRRSVFLQLAEAEERHAEHWSRLLREAGVEPRRPRVPFRVKALCFLARHLGTEAVLPLMLRTEAAEANRYRDEAEATDTMAQQEAAAGRTIAAMQGIPTGGRIARSEGRHRAGIGGALRATVFGANDGLVSNFSLVMGVAGGTSSNSFVVLAGVAGLVAGAFSMASGEWISIRSQRELYENELRIEQEELRAFPEEEREELELIYQAKGIAPEAARALVDNIMRRSDVALDTLAREELGLDPSKLGSPWVAAVSSFLAFGVGAAIPVVPFLIGSGTAATVTAAIVSVVALFGAGAATSIFTGRHAGRSGLRMAAIGAVVATVTFFIGKAVGTSL from the coding sequence GTGACGACGGCGGCTCCCGACGCGAAGCGGCTCGAGCGCATCCAGGACATGTATGCCGACGAGCTTGCCGGCGGCACGCTGTTCCGGGGCCTCGCCGAGTACGCCGACGAACAGCGGCGCAGCGTGTTTCTCCAGCTCGCCGAGGCCGAGGAGCGCCACGCCGAGCACTGGTCTCGTCTCCTGCGCGAAGCCGGAGTGGAGCCACGACGCCCGCGCGTGCCGTTCCGCGTCAAGGCGCTGTGCTTCCTCGCGCGTCATCTCGGCACGGAAGCCGTCCTTCCACTGATGCTGCGCACCGAAGCTGCCGAAGCCAACCGCTATCGCGACGAGGCCGAGGCAACCGACACGATGGCGCAGCAGGAGGCCGCGGCCGGCCGCACGATCGCGGCGATGCAGGGGATTCCTACGGGCGGACGCATCGCTCGTTCCGAAGGGCGCCACCGCGCGGGCATCGGTGGCGCGTTGCGGGCGACCGTGTTCGGCGCCAACGACGGCCTGGTTTCGAACTTCTCGCTCGTGATGGGGGTCGCGGGCGGCACGAGCAGCAACAGCTTCGTGGTGCTCGCGGGCGTCGCCGGCCTCGTCGCGGGCGCGTTCTCGATGGCGTCGGGGGAATGGATCTCCATCCGCTCGCAGCGTGAGCTCTATGAGAACGAGCTACGCATCGAGCAAGAAGAGCTCCGCGCGTTCCCCGAGGAGGAACGAGAGGAACTCGAGCTCATCTACCAGGCGAAGGGCATCGCACCCGAAGCCGCGCGGGCTCTCGTCGACAACATCATGCGGCGATCCGATGTCGCGCTCGACACCCTGGCGCGTGAGGAGCTCGGACTCGACCCCAGCAAGCTCGGTTCGCCGTGGGTCGCGGCGGTGTCGTCGTTCCTCGCGTTCGGGGTCGGCGCGGCGATACCCGTCGTCCCGTTCCTGATCGGGAGCGGTACCGCGGCCACGGTCACAGCCGCGATCGTGTCGGTGGTCGCGCTGTTCGGCGCCGGCGCGGCAACGTCGATCTTCACGGGCCGTCACGCCGGCCGGTCGGGCTTGCGCATGGCCGCCATCGGCGCCGTCGTCGCGACGGTCACGTTCTTCATCGGCAAGGCCGTCGGCACGAGCCTGTAG
- a CDS encoding alkaline phosphatase family protein, which translates to MAEAVREKALAVLLGSELSPIVDLVLQRTGSVPERQAGNDTFEAASADGRVTFRRTAGGFETIETEGHDPFADQSPSHLAGLEAELTDPHPDRRDNSYPFAFEQTAQLFDHPASPDLCVVHSAAHNWEDQGGHRGEHGSLGVVQARAPFVIAGKGVRNDGMVPRVARLVDVAPTIAELLGVTPRSDHTYLAGQDGEVRTDVIDETSEPPRHMVGFLLDGANPNVLYALAASGAAPNIARLIAMGTAYEWGAVSCMPTVTLANHTSILTGRYPGHHGILHNAWWDRERREQVITNSQATWPWSMQHLVDGVESLHHAIHRTWPDACTASVNEPCDIDADYSTFDFFRDGDVPPMPATPDGLPHVSERFVRPSKDYSWSSVVDHLCTEQAVAIWNGEYRGVTYPAPRFMWCNFTLTDSAFHAGGPHSEIAEASVRDTDARVGDVLTAVERAGVFDDTAFVLVADHGMQQTDPGVTGDWDMVLRDAGIPFRDEGYGFLYLGEGIEG; encoded by the coding sequence GTGGCCGAGGCAGTTCGGGAAAAGGCGCTCGCCGTGCTGCTCGGCTCGGAGCTCTCGCCGATCGTCGACCTGGTGCTGCAGCGGACCGGCTCCGTGCCAGAACGGCAAGCCGGCAACGACACGTTCGAGGCCGCGAGCGCCGACGGTCGAGTCACCTTCCGGCGCACCGCAGGGGGCTTCGAGACCATCGAGACCGAGGGCCACGATCCCTTCGCCGACCAGTCGCCCTCCCATCTCGCCGGCCTCGAGGCCGAGCTCACCGATCCGCACCCCGACCGGCGTGACAACTCCTATCCGTTCGCGTTCGAGCAGACCGCTCAGCTCTTCGACCACCCCGCGTCACCCGACCTCTGCGTCGTCCACTCGGCTGCGCACAACTGGGAGGACCAGGGTGGGCACCGCGGCGAGCATGGGTCGCTCGGCGTGGTGCAGGCGCGGGCGCCGTTCGTGATCGCGGGGAAGGGGGTCCGCAACGACGGAATGGTGCCGCGAGTCGCGCGCCTCGTCGACGTCGCGCCGACGATCGCCGAGCTGCTCGGAGTCACGCCGCGTTCCGACCATACGTACCTCGCGGGTCAAGACGGCGAGGTGCGCACCGACGTGATCGACGAGACGAGCGAACCACCGCGTCACATGGTCGGTTTCCTGCTCGACGGTGCGAACCCGAACGTGTTGTACGCGCTGGCAGCCTCGGGCGCGGCGCCGAACATCGCCCGCCTCATCGCGATGGGCACCGCCTACGAGTGGGGCGCGGTTTCCTGTATGCCGACGGTCACGCTGGCGAACCACACGTCGATCCTCACCGGCCGCTACCCCGGGCACCACGGCATCCTCCACAACGCGTGGTGGGATCGCGAACGGCGCGAGCAGGTGATCACCAATTCGCAGGCAACATGGCCGTGGTCGATGCAACACCTCGTCGACGGTGTGGAGTCGCTCCACCACGCGATCCATCGCACGTGGCCCGACGCGTGCACCGCGTCGGTCAACGAGCCGTGCGACATCGACGCTGACTACTCCACGTTCGATTTCTTCCGTGACGGCGACGTTCCTCCGATGCCGGCGACGCCCGACGGCCTCCCGCACGTCAGCGAGCGCTTCGTGCGCCCGTCGAAGGACTACTCGTGGTCGAGCGTCGTCGACCACCTGTGCACGGAGCAGGCCGTTGCCATCTGGAACGGCGAGTACCGCGGCGTCACGTACCCGGCGCCGCGTTTCATGTGGTGCAACTTCACGCTCACCGACTCCGCGTTCCACGCGGGCGGGCCGCACTCGGAGATCGCCGAGGCATCCGTGCGCGACACCGACGCCCGGGTCGGTGACGTGCTCACTGCCGTGGAGCGCGCCGGCGTATTCGACGACACCGCGTTCGTGCTCGTGGCCGACCACGGGATGCAACAGACCGACCCTGGCGTCACGGGCGACTGGGACATGGTGTTGCGCGACGCGGGCATCCCCTTCCGCGACGAGGGATACGGGTTCCTCTACCTCGGTGAGGGCATCGAGGGATAG
- the rplM gene encoding 50S ribosomal protein L13, with product MPTFTPKPADITRAWHVVDADCLVLGRVATQVATLLRGKHKPIWAPHVDCGDHVIVVNAAKLDLSARKIADKRYYRHSGYPGGLTAESLEHLLARDPERVVRLAVKGMLPKGRLGRRMIKKLKVYAGPTHPHAAQQPQPFALTSKRAI from the coding sequence GTGCCGACCTTCACTCCAAAGCCTGCCGACATCACACGCGCCTGGCATGTCGTCGATGCCGACTGCCTGGTGCTCGGACGCGTCGCGACCCAAGTTGCCACGCTGCTACGGGGGAAGCACAAGCCGATCTGGGCGCCTCACGTCGACTGCGGCGACCACGTCATCGTTGTGAACGCCGCCAAGCTCGACCTCAGCGCGCGCAAGATCGCCGACAAGCGCTACTACCGTCACTCGGGCTATCCGGGCGGCCTCACCGCCGAGTCGCTCGAGCACCTGCTCGCACGCGACCCCGAGCGGGTGGTGCGGCTGGCAGTGAAGGGCATGTTGCCGAAGGGCCGGCTCGGCCGCCGGATGATCAAGAAGCTGAAGGTCTACGCGGGTCCCACGCATCCTCACGCGGCGCAGCAGCCGCAGCCGTTCGCGCTTACGTCGAAGCGCGCCATTTAG
- the rpsI gene encoding 30S ribosomal protein S9, with translation MSNPLVQSTGRRKEAVARVRLRPGSGVITVNGRSFEQYFPILTHRVVAIEPLRLTQTADVYDVDATLDGGGVSGQAGALRLGIARALVFLDDEARPQLKKAGLLKRDAREKERRKYGLKKARKAPQYSKR, from the coding sequence GTGTCGAATCCTCTCGTTCAGAGCACCGGTCGTCGCAAGGAAGCGGTCGCCCGTGTGCGGTTGCGTCCCGGGTCGGGCGTCATCACCGTCAACGGCCGGTCCTTCGAGCAGTACTTCCCGATTCTCACCCACCGCGTCGTCGCCATCGAGCCGCTGCGGCTCACGCAGACGGCCGACGTGTACGACGTCGACGCCACGCTCGACGGCGGTGGTGTGAGCGGGCAGGCCGGTGCACTGCGGCTCGGCATCGCCCGTGCGTTGGTCTTCCTCGACGATGAGGCGCGCCCCCAGCTCAAGAAGGCGGGTCTTCTCAAGCGCGACGCGCGTGAGAAGGAGCGGCGCAAGTACGGCCTCAAGAAGGCCCGGAAGGCGCCGCAGTACTCGAAGCGCTGA
- the glmM gene encoding phosphoglucosamine mutase: MTLRFGTDGVRGVANSELTVELVTALGRAAARVLGTERPFVVGRDTRRSGPMLEAALVAGICTEGADVVLAGVLPTPGVAHLARERAASAAVISASHNPYADNGIKLFAPGGRKISEPLEARVEHELGELAATMPDPGPAGVGVGVASEYRGALDDYVAYLVDSLEGRRLDGMHVVVDCGNGAAFRVAPSALRALGAEVDVLHAAPDGSNINEECGSTHPEELQGAVVSAGARIGLAFDGDADRVIAVDERGQLVDGDQMLAIAAIDLHDRGLLRSGAVVTTVMSNFGLKRALDPYGIELVRTPVGDRNVLDELERRDLVLGGEQSGHVINMLHATTGDGALTGILLLDAMARRNRGLSELAAVMTRVPQVLRNVPMENPGALNGDKVFWSRVREVDTELGDDGRVVVRLSGTEPLVRVMVESPDPDAAAEAADRLVTLIEHVARRTQPEAP; the protein is encoded by the coding sequence ATGACTCTGCGTTTCGGCACGGACGGCGTGCGGGGAGTCGCGAACTCCGAGCTCACGGTCGAGCTCGTCACCGCACTCGGCCGTGCTGCAGCGCGGGTCCTCGGCACCGAACGGCCCTTCGTCGTGGGCCGCGACACGAGGCGTTCGGGCCCCATGCTCGAAGCCGCGCTCGTGGCCGGGATCTGTACCGAAGGTGCCGATGTCGTGCTGGCCGGTGTGCTGCCCACGCCCGGTGTCGCGCACCTCGCACGCGAGCGTGCTGCGTCGGCTGCAGTGATCTCCGCGAGTCACAACCCCTACGCGGACAACGGCATCAAGCTCTTCGCGCCGGGCGGACGCAAGATCTCCGAACCGCTCGAAGCGCGCGTCGAACACGAGCTCGGCGAGCTCGCCGCGACGATGCCCGACCCCGGTCCGGCCGGCGTCGGCGTCGGCGTCGCGTCCGAGTATCGGGGCGCGCTCGACGACTATGTCGCGTACCTCGTCGACTCGCTCGAGGGTCGGCGGCTCGACGGCATGCACGTCGTGGTCGACTGCGGCAACGGTGCCGCGTTCCGTGTCGCTCCGTCGGCGCTGCGCGCGCTCGGCGCCGAGGTCGACGTGCTCCACGCCGCGCCAGACGGCTCGAACATCAACGAGGAGTGCGGCTCCACGCACCCCGAGGAGCTGCAGGGCGCGGTCGTCTCCGCGGGGGCGCGGATCGGCTTGGCGTTCGACGGCGACGCCGACCGGGTGATCGCGGTCGACGAACGCGGCCAGCTCGTCGACGGCGACCAGATGCTCGCGATCGCGGCGATCGACCTTCACGACCGCGGATTGCTTCGCAGCGGCGCAGTGGTGACCACCGTGATGTCCAACTTCGGGTTGAAGCGTGCGCTCGACCCGTACGGCATCGAGCTCGTTCGGACGCCGGTGGGTGACCGCAATGTGCTCGACGAGCTCGAGCGCCGCGACCTCGTGCTCGGCGGCGAGCAGTCGGGCCATGTGATCAACATGCTCCACGCGACGACCGGCGACGGCGCGCTCACCGGGATCCTGCTCCTCGATGCGATGGCGCGCCGGAACCGAGGGCTCTCCGAGCTCGCGGCCGTGATGACCCGTGTCCCTCAGGTCCTCCGGAACGTCCCGATGGAGAATCCCGGCGCCCTCAACGGCGACAAGGTGTTCTGGAGCCGGGTGCGGGAGGTCGACACCGAGCTCGGCGACGATGGGCGAGTGGTCGTCCGGCTGTCGGGCACCGAGCCGCTCGTACGGGTCATGGTCGAGAGCCCCGACCCGGACGCCGCCGCGGAGGCGGCAGACCGTCTGGTGACGCTCATCGAGCACGTGGCGCGCAGAACTCAGCCCGAGGCGCCCTAA